A window of Hymenobacter aerilatus contains these coding sequences:
- a CDS encoding S49 family peptidase → MRINTLLSAILHGAFLLEGAAMQTFNALAVQVLTGQIQASSFEDEEEKEPVAACYALTPHAAGLGIIGYGSLGEVPAGSVAIHTIAGVMLPEDSWFTGMGTRTIGQRILAADAHENIIGHVAVWRTPGGSTMGLESFANIIAGTKKPLVSYAEQMCSAGYWAGSSANGGIVVGGRTAMIGSIGTKIEFLDFTGFYEKLGIKQIGANATASTNKNAAFDQLIAGNAKPIQQELLDPLNEVFLSTVRTNRDGKLDAKKEKELLSGMVYIGQANVDNGLGDMLGTLDDAVNLVAQLAEEANDAGTSSAQSATNSNSHTVSLFAKKTVTLGAAMLALVAKETVTAEAAAAANEDLVAAGITGAALITEAQEQAYETTAQQLTEAQATIKATNDALAAAGATDIAALVKQRDEFEAKAIEYGAKDGDTATTAVRKDGKSDVETPDADASQQLIDELPHNKALDNNPLFAAAK, encoded by the coding sequence ATGCGAATCAATACCCTTCTATCTGCTATTCTGCATGGTGCGTTCCTCCTGGAAGGAGCGGCCATGCAGACATTTAATGCCCTGGCTGTGCAGGTGCTTACGGGTCAGATCCAAGCCTCGAGCTTCGAGGACGAAGAGGAGAAGGAGCCGGTAGCCGCTTGCTATGCCCTGACGCCGCACGCCGCGGGCCTGGGTATCATCGGGTATGGTTCGCTCGGTGAGGTGCCCGCCGGCTCGGTGGCCATCCACACCATCGCCGGCGTGATGCTGCCCGAGGACAGCTGGTTCACCGGCATGGGCACCCGCACCATTGGCCAGCGCATTCTGGCGGCCGACGCGCACGAGAACATCATCGGCCACGTGGCCGTGTGGCGCACGCCCGGCGGCTCTACCATGGGCCTGGAGTCGTTCGCCAACATTATTGCTGGCACCAAGAAACCACTGGTCAGCTATGCCGAGCAGATGTGCTCAGCCGGCTACTGGGCTGGATCCAGTGCCAACGGGGGCATCGTCGTAGGGGGGCGCACGGCCATGATTGGCAGCATCGGTACCAAGATCGAGTTCCTGGATTTCACCGGCTTCTACGAGAAGCTGGGTATCAAGCAAATCGGCGCCAACGCTACTGCCTCTACCAACAAAAACGCTGCCTTCGACCAGCTCATTGCTGGCAATGCCAAACCGATCCAGCAGGAGCTACTGGATCCACTGAACGAGGTGTTTTTGAGCACCGTGCGCACCAACCGCGACGGCAAGCTCGACGCCAAGAAGGAGAAGGAACTGCTCTCCGGCATGGTCTACATCGGCCAGGCCAACGTCGACAACGGCCTGGGCGACATGCTCGGCACGCTCGACGACGCCGTGAACCTGGTTGCGCAGCTGGCTGAAGAAGCCAACGACGCCGGCACCAGTTCGGCCCAATCTGCCACCAATTCAAACTCACATACCGTGTCGCTTTTCGCTAAGAAAACCGTGACGCTGGGCGCGGCTATGCTCGCCCTCGTCGCCAAAGAAACCGTGACGGCCGAAGCTGCCGCCGCCGCTAACGAGGACCTGGTTGCTGCCGGCATCACCGGCGCCGCCCTCATCACTGAGGCCCAGGAGCAAGCCTACGAGACCACTGCCCAGCAGCTCACCGAGGCCCAGGCTACCATCAAAGCCACCAACGACGCCCTGGCTGCTGCCGGCGCCACCGATATCGCCGCCCTAGTGAAGCAGCGCGACGAGTTCGAGGCCAAAGCTATCGAGTACGGCGCGAAGGATGGTGACACTGCCACCACCGCCGTGCGCAAGGATGGCAAAAGCGACGTGGAGACCCCTGACGCCGACGCCAGCCAGCAGCTGATTGACGAGCTGCCTCACAACAAGGCCCTCGACAACAAC